A single region of the Lentisphaera araneosa HTCC2155 genome encodes:
- a CDS encoding FAD-dependent oxidoreductase encodes MDRRQFIRIIGGTSIVTAAAPAYGFSQSKFSTEGVLLEACQFQKSGGWVLDTQFYQQMGGHQLLAHGMGIPVEDAITSVQIPNSGQYYMHVRTRDWCPGDWEAPGQFKISINGAKLSPTFGTEAGWAWQKGGSVELKKGANKVQLHDLTGFEGRIDAIYFSKKEKPQLPNDAKDVIEWKDEASGRSKLKVEEKDFDLVVVGGGMSGCGAALAAKKAGLKVALIQDRPLFGGNASSEVRVHTLGIKGKNEPMIKLIDTKHWPNGHHDAIKDQAKREKNMANSGVDLFPNQIAIGLSKTGEAINSVDVRHTKTGIITRFNAPVFVDATGDGWLGFWSGAEFRYGREAASEFNEAWDKHGDLWSPKVADNKVMGTSVLWNSHKGKKPSRFPSLPWAKPVAKNSAKIQGEWFWEYSNNDLNQIDDAEQIRDHMFRAIYGNFSNAKKSPKHALQELKFVAHIGGRRESRRIMGDHIYKMSDATSGKYFDDTVVEEKRELDTHFQRKEKGDSADYLSKALFHHTKMYYIPFRSFYSKDISNLMMAGRCFSCTHIGLTGPRVMNTCAQMGIATGYAAALCKKHKSTPREVGKSHIKELRSLIGYS; translated from the coding sequence ATGGACAGAAGACAATTTATTCGCATCATTGGTGGAACTTCAATTGTAACAGCAGCGGCACCCGCTTATGGCTTTAGCCAATCAAAATTTTCAACTGAAGGTGTTTTACTCGAAGCCTGTCAATTCCAAAAATCCGGTGGCTGGGTTCTCGACACGCAGTTCTATCAACAGATGGGTGGACATCAATTGCTCGCCCATGGCATGGGTATTCCCGTAGAAGATGCGATTACTTCCGTTCAAATTCCGAACTCAGGCCAATATTACATGCACGTTCGCACACGCGATTGGTGCCCTGGCGACTGGGAGGCTCCTGGCCAATTCAAGATCTCGATCAATGGTGCAAAACTCTCACCAACTTTTGGTACTGAAGCCGGTTGGGCCTGGCAAAAAGGCGGTTCAGTAGAACTCAAAAAGGGCGCCAACAAAGTTCAGCTCCACGACCTCACGGGTTTTGAAGGTCGTATTGATGCGATTTACTTTTCTAAGAAAGAAAAACCTCAACTTCCCAATGATGCTAAAGATGTGATTGAGTGGAAAGATGAAGCCTCGGGTCGCAGCAAACTCAAAGTAGAAGAAAAAGATTTTGACCTCGTTGTGGTCGGTGGTGGCATGTCCGGTTGCGGAGCTGCACTAGCTGCAAAAAAAGCTGGGCTCAAAGTAGCTCTCATTCAGGACCGCCCCCTCTTCGGTGGCAATGCGAGTTCTGAAGTTCGTGTTCATACACTTGGTATCAAAGGAAAAAATGAGCCGATGATTAAACTCATTGACACCAAGCACTGGCCCAATGGTCACCATGACGCCATCAAAGACCAAGCCAAACGTGAAAAAAACATGGCGAATAGCGGTGTCGATCTCTTCCCCAATCAAATCGCTATTGGCCTCAGTAAAACTGGTGAAGCCATTAATTCCGTTGATGTTCGCCACACCAAGACGGGAATCATCACGCGCTTTAATGCGCCCGTTTTTGTGGATGCTACGGGTGATGGCTGGCTCGGCTTCTGGTCAGGCGCCGAATTCCGCTATGGTCGCGAAGCGGCTTCTGAATTTAATGAAGCTTGGGATAAACACGGTGATCTCTGGAGCCCGAAAGTGGCGGATAATAAAGTTATGGGAACGAGTGTCCTGTGGAATTCACACAAGGGTAAAAAACCGAGCCGTTTCCCCTCTTTACCATGGGCCAAGCCAGTCGCTAAAAACTCAGCTAAAATACAAGGTGAATGGTTTTGGGAATACTCCAATAATGATCTCAATCAAATTGATGATGCCGAACAGATTCGCGATCATATGTTCCGCGCTATCTACGGCAATTTTTCCAATGCAAAAAAATCTCCCAAGCACGCCCTTCAGGAGCTCAAATTTGTCGCTCATATTGGCGGACGCCGCGAATCCCGTCGTATCATGGGTGATCACATCTACAAAATGAGCGATGCCACCAGTGGTAAATATTTCGACGACACCGTAGTGGAAGAAAAACGTGAGCTCGACACTCACTTCCAACGCAAAGAGAAGGGTGATTCTGCTGACTACCTTTCAAAAGCACTCTTTCACCATACAAAAATGTACTACATCCCCTTCCGTAGTTTTTATTCCAAAGATATCTCGAACCTGATGATGGCAGGGCGTTGCTTTAGCTGCACTCATATTGGCCTTACTGGACCTCGCGTCATGAATACTTGCGCGCAAATGGGTATTGCGACGGGTTATGCCGCTGCTCTTTGTAAAAAGCACAAGTCGACGCCTCGTGAAGTTGGTAAAAGCCATATCAAAGAACTACGTTCACTCATTGGTTATAGCTAA
- a CDS encoding DUF1501 domain-containing protein, translated as MLNRRQIIQSALAGAPLINSQLFADSAKKAGPHFAPKAKKIIYLFMAGGPSQLETFDYKPQMKKMFDKDLPDSIRQGQRTTNMTAGQSRFPIAPSVYNFKQHGQNGTWVSELLPKTASMIDDLCLIKSMHTDAINHDPAKTLICTGNQLPGMASLGAWLSYGLGSINPNLPNFTVLNCAKWSGKVNVQGLYSRLWGAGFLPSHHQGVNFQAMGDPILYLSNPKGISRNQRKAMINLSDSLNQEHFNKFGDPEIQTTMAQQDMAFRMQKSIPAVTNMSAEPDHVKALYGPEVNIPGTFAYNALQARKLIEADVRTVQIFHRGWDHHGHLPKNMAGQCRDVDHACYGLIQDLKQRGLLDETLVVWGGEFGRTIFSQGKLSQSNYGRDHHPRCFSMWMAGAGVKKGLVYGETDDFSYNIVDKPVHIRDLNATILHLMGLDHHKLSFPFRGLDMRLTGVEPAKVIKKIINS; from the coding sequence ATGCTAAATCGACGCCAAATAATTCAGTCTGCTCTTGCAGGCGCTCCTTTAATCAACTCACAGCTTTTTGCGGACAGCGCAAAAAAGGCTGGTCCTCATTTTGCTCCCAAAGCAAAAAAAATTATCTACCTCTTCATGGCAGGGGGACCAAGTCAACTGGAGACTTTTGACTATAAACCGCAAATGAAAAAGATGTTCGACAAAGACCTTCCGGACTCCATTCGCCAAGGACAACGCACCACAAATATGACCGCAGGGCAAAGCCGCTTCCCCATCGCGCCATCAGTCTATAATTTCAAACAGCATGGGCAAAACGGCACCTGGGTCAGTGAGTTGCTCCCCAAAACAGCATCAATGATTGATGATCTATGCCTGATTAAATCCATGCATACCGACGCCATCAATCACGACCCCGCCAAAACACTTATTTGCACCGGCAACCAACTGCCCGGCATGGCCAGTCTCGGCGCCTGGCTCAGCTATGGCTTGGGAAGCATCAACCCCAATCTTCCTAATTTCACCGTACTCAACTGCGCTAAATGGTCGGGTAAAGTTAATGTCCAGGGACTATACAGCCGCCTCTGGGGAGCCGGTTTTTTGCCATCACATCATCAAGGCGTAAATTTTCAGGCCATGGGTGACCCCATCCTCTATCTCAGCAATCCAAAAGGCATTTCCCGGAATCAACGCAAAGCCATGATCAATTTGAGTGATTCACTAAATCAGGAGCATTTTAACAAATTTGGTGACCCGGAAATACAAACCACTATGGCTCAGCAGGACATGGCCTTTCGCATGCAGAAATCAATCCCTGCGGTCACGAATATGAGCGCTGAGCCCGATCATGTAAAAGCGCTTTATGGCCCCGAAGTCAATATCCCTGGGACTTTTGCCTATAATGCTCTACAAGCAAGAAAACTGATTGAAGCTGATGTGCGTACCGTACAGATCTTTCATCGTGGTTGGGATCATCATGGTCACCTCCCCAAAAATATGGCTGGACAATGTCGCGATGTGGATCACGCTTGCTACGGCCTTATCCAGGACCTCAAGCAGCGTGGTTTACTGGATGAAACCCTCGTCGTCTGGGGCGGAGAGTTTGGCCGCACCATTTTCAGTCAGGGCAAACTCAGTCAATCTAATTATGGTCGAGATCATCATCCACGCTGTTTCAGTATGTGGATGGCCGGTGCCGGCGTTAAAAAAGGTTTGGTTTACGGAGAAACGGATGACTTTAGTTATAATATCGTCGACAAGCCAGTTCACATCCGCGACCTCAATGCCACAATTCTCCACCTCATGGGACTTGATCATCATAAGCTCTCCTTTCCCTTCCGTGGCCTGGATATGCGACTTACAGGTGTGGAGCCCGCAAAAGTAATTAAAAAAATTATAAATTCTTAA
- a CDS encoding PSD1 and planctomycete cytochrome C domain-containing protein — MFSKSLISSLICFLSTYLVANEKVDFNRDVRPILSDKCYACHGPDAHDIKGKLQLHDFDLATKERHYTSRSGKQRTLDPAIIPGDPENSLFWERIISDDSDEVMPPPKSHKTLSKNEKNILKQWIASGAKYDSHWAFKELATHKSPSSIDQLVKENISEFQFNPQADKRTLIRRLSFDLTGLPPSLGEVKNFINDKSPQAYENLVNQYLSRSTYGENMAVYWLDLVRYGDTHGLHSDDYREMYAYRDWVIKAFNANMPFDQFITEQLAGDLLPKPTNDQLIASGFNRLHISNSAGSALKEELFVNNVKDRTDAFGTVFLGLTLGCASCHDHKFDPLTQKEYYQFYAFFNNLDGAPDNKRHKSPAPRLLLPSKQEAMQLSKAKNAKDRINLEKKIPSTPIMKERKELRPAFILNRGEYDNPGERVQRKTPSFLPAMDKSFPVDRLGLAQWLTTPNHPLTARVAVNRFWQQFFGRGLVKTSEDFGFQGTYPSHPKLLDSLAQSFVKNNWNTKALIKQIVMSRTYRQSSQSSVSKYKNDPDNRRLERGPRFRLNSEVLRDQALYISGQLNSKMYGPSVKPPQPDGLWKSVAFAGSNTGKFTADKGAKIYRRSLYTFVKRSMPNPVMSIFNAPSRETCIARRERTNTPMQALVIMNEEQFLEASIKLAQLSLKHSSKTEEQIDFLYETMFAELPSKTQIKLISAALVDFKKDFQAHTQLAKHKLTAEEAARALLVNSLMGLDKFKTKE; from the coding sequence ATGTTTTCAAAGTCTCTCATAAGCTCACTCATCTGTTTTTTATCTACTTATCTAGTCGCTAATGAAAAAGTCGATTTTAATAGAGATGTGCGCCCCATACTTTCGGATAAATGCTACGCCTGCCATGGCCCCGATGCCCATGACATAAAAGGTAAGCTCCAACTTCATGATTTTGATCTCGCCACCAAAGAAAGGCACTACACCAGTCGTAGTGGAAAACAGAGAACATTAGATCCCGCCATCATTCCGGGAGATCCCGAAAACAGTTTATTCTGGGAACGTATTATTTCCGATGATTCAGATGAAGTCATGCCACCACCAAAAAGCCATAAAACGCTCTCTAAAAATGAAAAAAATATTTTGAAGCAATGGATTGCATCAGGTGCAAAATACGACAGTCACTGGGCCTTTAAAGAATTAGCTACACACAAATCTCCATCAAGTATCGATCAGCTTGTGAAAGAAAACATTAGCGAATTCCAATTCAATCCGCAGGCTGATAAGCGCACTCTTATTCGCAGGTTAAGTTTTGATCTCACTGGACTGCCACCGAGTCTTGGAGAAGTGAAAAATTTTATTAACGATAAGTCCCCACAGGCATACGAAAATCTAGTTAATCAATATTTAAGTCGCTCAACTTATGGAGAAAATATGGCCGTTTACTGGCTCGATTTAGTTCGTTATGGTGATACCCATGGACTCCATTCCGATGATTACCGAGAAATGTATGCTTACCGCGACTGGGTGATAAAGGCCTTTAACGCCAACATGCCCTTTGATCAGTTTATCACCGAACAGCTCGCGGGGGACCTACTCCCCAAGCCCACAAATGATCAACTCATTGCCAGCGGATTCAACCGCCTGCATATCTCCAATTCTGCGGGCTCCGCACTCAAGGAAGAGCTCTTTGTCAACAATGTCAAAGACCGCACCGATGCCTTTGGCACTGTATTTTTAGGACTAACTCTCGGCTGCGCATCTTGCCATGATCACAAATTTGATCCTCTCACTCAAAAAGAGTATTATCAGTTCTATGCCTTCTTTAATAACCTAGATGGTGCCCCCGACAACAAGCGTCACAAAAGTCCTGCTCCCCGTTTACTCCTACCTTCAAAACAAGAAGCCATGCAATTAAGCAAAGCTAAGAACGCCAAAGACAGAATCAATTTGGAGAAAAAAATTCCATCCACGCCCATAATGAAGGAACGTAAAGAGCTTCGCCCAGCCTTTATCTTAAATCGTGGCGAATACGATAATCCCGGCGAACGCGTTCAACGCAAAACTCCCTCATTCCTCCCTGCAATGGACAAATCATTCCCCGTGGATCGCCTTGGACTTGCTCAATGGCTTACTACTCCAAACCATCCTCTGACAGCTCGCGTTGCCGTCAACCGCTTTTGGCAGCAGTTTTTTGGTCGTGGCCTGGTAAAAACCTCCGAAGACTTTGGTTTTCAGGGAACTTATCCCTCTCACCCGAAACTACTGGATTCCTTAGCACAATCATTTGTTAAGAACAACTGGAATACCAAAGCACTCATCAAACAAATCGTCATGAGTCGCACATACCGGCAATCATCTCAGTCCAGTGTTAGCAAGTACAAAAACGACCCCGATAACCGCCGACTTGAGCGCGGCCCTCGTTTCAGGTTAAATTCAGAAGTTTTACGTGATCAAGCTTTATATATATCCGGTCAACTCAACTCGAAAATGTATGGTCCCAGTGTTAAGCCTCCGCAACCTGATGGACTCTGGAAATCCGTAGCTTTTGCAGGTTCTAACACGGGTAAATTCACTGCTGATAAAGGAGCTAAAATCTACCGCCGCAGTCTGTATACTTTTGTGAAACGCTCCATGCCGAACCCCGTTATGAGCATCTTTAATGCCCCCTCACGAGAGACATGTATTGCTCGTCGCGAAAGAACGAATACACCCATGCAGGCCTTAGTCATCATGAATGAAGAACAGTTTCTCGAAGCTTCAATTAAGCTCGCCCAGCTAAGCTTAAAGCATTCTTCAAAAACCGAAGAGCAGATTGATTTCCTATACGAAACAATGTTTGCCGAACTACCCTCAAAAACGCAGATCAAACTCATTAGCGCAGCCCTAGTTGATTTCAAAAAAGACTTCCAAGCACACACCCAACTAGCCAAACACAAATTAACTGCCGAAGAAGCTGCTCGGGCATTATTAGTCAACAGCCTCATGGGGCTCGATAAATTTAAAACGAAGGAGTGA
- a CDS encoding type II secretion system protein, with the protein MKKSKFTLIELLVIVAIIGILASLLLPALSKARETAKSASCINTMKQLGISFIMFTDDNDSYMPTSNHGYEGRVTWDDHLAGYDGRESLSGAAKHGATFPKTIYGDDYAQAYTCASDPGIRYYGDGNTNTSTRSYSMTYMYIGGSIGETSGYLKYQGVGGKTNGGTPKSRKLSAMGNTSGTITLVENQHKKNLLGNGWQPTQYAQSYYNKYNNGKLPHLNSKSNYLMADGHVEKFNFLNTLIKTDGTSALAFINSDISDTYWDASR; encoded by the coding sequence ATGAAAAAAAGTAAATTTACTCTCATAGAGTTACTCGTAATCGTGGCCATTATTGGAATTCTTGCTTCGCTACTGCTTCCAGCTCTAAGCAAAGCACGAGAAACGGCAAAATCAGCCTCCTGCATAAATACCATGAAACAATTGGGCATCTCTTTTATCATGTTTACGGATGACAACGATTCTTATATGCCCACCTCAAACCATGGTTACGAAGGGCGTGTAACATGGGATGATCACCTAGCCGGCTATGATGGTAGGGAATCACTTTCAGGCGCAGCAAAACATGGTGCGACTTTCCCAAAAACTATTTATGGAGATGATTATGCTCAAGCCTACACATGTGCATCAGATCCTGGAATCAGATACTATGGTGACGGTAATACAAATACATCTACTCGTAGTTACTCGATGACTTATATGTATATTGGCGGTTCAATAGGGGAAACAAGCGGATACCTTAAATATCAAGGTGTCGGTGGTAAAACCAACGGTGGCACACCAAAATCTAGAAAGCTCAGTGCCATGGGCAATACCTCTGGGACAATAACTTTAGTTGAAAATCAACACAAAAAGAATCTTTTAGGAAATGGATGGCAACCAACTCAATATGCCCAGTCATACTATAATAAATATAACAATGGCAAGCTTCCCCACCTCAACTCTAAGTCTAACTACCTCATGGCCGATGGCCATGTAGAAAAGTTCAACTTCCTAAATACCTTAATAAAAACTGACGGCACTAGTGCATTGGCATTTATCAATAGTGATATCTCAGATACATACTGGGATGCCTCAAGATAA
- a CDS encoding DUF1559 domain-containing protein, whose amino-acid sequence MQKSKFTLIELLVVVAIIGILASLLLPVLGKARKKSHQAVCKNNLKQLAIASFSYQDDNDGHFSAGIESVSGISWDDLLSLYDSRNLSIAQMQSGHGVNGRWGMRAEDMPEGADHGPMYRCPSDPTVNTGGILLNYYPTQNNNSSSAGNAYNGIFGLKSWDGVTAVFWSKRIDDISQTSQTIIYAELPAKLNMGTSYEWGGVTAENMMNSTILLHNNESNYLKADGSVESMSPVQSLVKNNGSVGGASDVTDTQWDSFK is encoded by the coding sequence ATGCAAAAAAGTAAATTCACCCTCATTGAGCTACTCGTGGTCGTCGCGATTATTGGCATACTGGCCTCGCTGCTACTTCCCGTTCTCGGCAAAGCTAGAAAAAAATCACACCAAGCCGTCTGTAAAAATAACCTGAAACAACTTGCTATCGCCAGCTTTTCTTATCAAGATGATAATGATGGGCACTTCTCTGCGGGTATTGAAAGCGTTTCTGGCATTAGCTGGGATGATCTCCTAAGCTTATATGATAGCCGTAACCTAAGTATCGCTCAAATGCAGTCAGGCCATGGCGTCAATGGACGGTGGGGAATGAGAGCTGAAGATATGCCTGAAGGTGCAGATCACGGCCCCATGTACCGTTGTCCATCTGATCCCACTGTAAATACTGGTGGTATTCTTCTTAATTACTACCCAACTCAAAACAACAACTCGTCTTCTGCAGGTAATGCCTATAATGGTATATTTGGACTCAAAAGTTGGGATGGAGTTACTGCCGTGTTTTGGTCAAAACGTATAGATGACATCAGTCAAACGTCTCAAACTATTATCTATGCTGAATTACCTGCCAAACTCAATATGGGAACTTCATACGAATGGGGAGGAGTCACTGCCGAAAACATGATGAATTCAACCATCCTTCTCCATAATAATGAATCCAATTATCTTAAAGCCGATGGTTCCGTTGAGTCCATGAGCCCGGTACAATCTTTAGTCAAAAACAATGGCTCGGTTGGCGGCGCATCTGATGTCACTGACACTCAATGGGACAGTTTTAAATAA
- a CDS encoding type II secretion system protein, with amino-acid sequence MKKKFSLIELLVVVAIIGILASLILPTLGKAREQSKKALCKSNLKQLGLTMFMYADDNNYKAPFTSRAWGGRQTYDDFLSGYDGREQLTTAQHAAAMLSSNTFGEGSTDIYRCASDDSAWKYGGNTTALGRSYAITEMRTNDNNKRFLGMSHGNITRSFSELNKASNTIILMEFHNGGNIMGNGWNDNKRAQTYNSNDQQGNTPHDSRGNFLLTDGHVESLSANQTLIKSDGSVAAVNNISNTMWDASPNRN; translated from the coding sequence ATGAAAAAGAAATTTTCACTCATAGAACTTTTAGTGGTCGTAGCCATAATAGGAATTTTAGCTTCTCTCATACTTCCAACTTTAGGTAAAGCTCGTGAGCAGAGTAAAAAAGCACTGTGCAAAAGTAATTTAAAACAACTTGGCCTCACCATGTTCATGTATGCCGATGACAATAATTACAAAGCACCTTTTACTAGCCGTGCATGGGGTGGCAGACAAACCTACGATGATTTTTTATCCGGATATGATGGTCGTGAGCAACTAACAACAGCACAACATGCAGCCGCCATGTTAAGTAGTAATACCTTTGGCGAGGGGTCCACTGACATATATCGCTGTGCCTCAGATGATTCCGCTTGGAAATATGGAGGTAATACCACTGCACTAGGAAGAAGTTATGCCATAACAGAAATGAGAACTAATGATAATAACAAAAGATTCCTTGGCATGTCTCATGGCAACATCACTCGAAGTTTTAGTGAATTAAATAAAGCTAGTAACACCATAATTCTCATGGAATTCCATAACGGTGGAAACATTATGGGTAATGGCTGGAACGATAATAAACGAGCTCAAACTTACAACTCCAATGACCAACAGGGCAACACACCTCATGATAGCAGAGGCAACTTCCTCTTAACTGATGGCCACGTCGAATCCTTGAGTGCTAATCAAACACTGATTAAATCTGATGGTTCAGTCGCAGCCGTAAATAATATTTCAAACACAATGTGGGATGCGAGCCCAAATAGAAATTAA
- a CDS encoding amidohydrolase family protein, whose product MIIEGRFCNHDGEFCGQVKVNEQGHIEALGKGLGTADHKFDESLMIFPGMGDIHIHAREDVSGKQLYKESFKTASAAAVHGGVVHVADMPNNPEAPVDDEKYARKCELCKDTDVHFTLYAGIGPDTNPLSQKVPYKAFMGPSIGDLFFNSQQELEETIKRYKGCYVSFHCEDPYILETSKENETHSERRPRGAANTATAFALYLIEKYELKGKLCHFSTGDGLELVRAAKERGVTVTVETTPQQLYWDTSSLDKNNKPWLQMNPAFRDEIDRKGLLAGLLDGTVDFIATDHAPHRICEKLGRYQPMEIRKKIGNLAALSLEEITELDRICLENFEKMKDEDKEGFEALADVDGVSGTSQLDTYGAFTTWLMKEQGFTSADVAKVTAWNPGNFVNQFDQFIDAPFGKVAEGYVGSFTVIDPNTPWTAKNEEVKSRSAWTPYHGETFPGSVAAVFHKGKQLS is encoded by the coding sequence ATGATTATCGAAGGTAGATTTTGTAACCATGATGGCGAGTTTTGCGGTCAGGTAAAAGTGAATGAACAGGGACATATTGAGGCACTTGGCAAGGGTTTAGGTACGGCAGATCATAAGTTTGATGAAAGCCTAATGATTTTTCCGGGCATGGGAGATATTCACATTCACGCTCGCGAAGATGTTTCCGGTAAGCAGCTCTACAAAGAATCATTCAAGACGGCTTCTGCAGCAGCAGTGCACGGTGGTGTGGTTCACGTTGCGGATATGCCCAATAATCCCGAAGCTCCCGTAGACGACGAAAAGTACGCAAGAAAATGCGAGCTCTGCAAAGACACAGATGTTCACTTCACGCTTTATGCGGGCATTGGTCCAGACACAAACCCCCTTTCGCAAAAAGTCCCTTACAAAGCCTTCATGGGCCCATCTATAGGTGACCTTTTCTTTAATTCTCAGCAAGAACTAGAAGAAACGATTAAGCGCTACAAGGGCTGCTACGTAAGTTTCCACTGCGAAGATCCTTATATTCTCGAGACTTCAAAAGAGAATGAAACTCATAGTGAGCGTCGCCCTCGCGGAGCTGCGAACACCGCAACGGCTTTTGCACTCTACCTCATTGAGAAATATGAACTCAAGGGCAAGCTCTGCCACTTCTCCACTGGCGATGGGCTGGAGCTCGTTCGCGCGGCGAAAGAACGCGGTGTGACTGTGACAGTGGAAACGACTCCCCAGCAACTCTATTGGGATACCTCATCTTTAGATAAAAATAATAAGCCTTGGTTGCAGATGAACCCTGCTTTCCGTGACGAAATTGACCGTAAAGGCCTACTCGCGGGCCTGCTCGATGGCACAGTAGATTTCATTGCCACAGATCATGCTCCCCATAGAATTTGTGAAAAACTCGGTCGTTATCAACCTATGGAAATTAGAAAAAAGATTGGCAACCTTGCGGCTTTAAGTTTAGAAGAAATCACTGAGCTCGATCGCATTTGCCTCGAGAATTTTGAAAAAATGAAAGACGAAGATAAAGAAGGCTTCGAAGCTTTAGCCGATGTCGACGGTGTCTCGGGAACTTCTCAGCTGGATACCTACGGTGCCTTTACAACTTGGCTCATGAAAGAGCAGGGCTTTACGTCTGCGGATGTCGCAAAAGTGACAGCGTGGAATCCCGGCAACTTCGTCAATCAATTCGATCAGTTCATTGATGCACCTTTCGGTAAAGTTGCCGAGGGTTATGTAGGTTCTTTCACAGTGATTGATCCTAACACACCTTGGACGGCCAAAAACGAAGAAGTCAAAAGTCGTTCAGCTTGGACGCCTTACCACGGCGAAACTTTTCCGGGTAGTGTTGCTGCAGTTTTCCACAAAGGAAAACAGCTGTCTTAA
- a CDS encoding REP-associated tyrosine transposase, producing MNRKEFEDTRNWHSRGFISHYDACDKYQMITYRLADSLPNEVLKQPGAPLKRLGAPHSNADESTQKRKLTESLLDQSYGSCILQDPKVAQQQIEAWTYFDRERYELIAYVVMPNHVHLMIKTYNEWPISKLVPSWKKHVTYYVQKDKELWGEYSKSYLIFKANSTLEHKDPSTKVYLWQQEYWDRFIRDENHFQNSIRYIMKNPIKAGLADSIEAWPWSAVL from the coding sequence ATGAACAGAAAAGAGTTTGAGGATACACGCAATTGGCATAGTAGAGGTTTCATCTCTCACTATGACGCTTGTGATAAGTACCAAATGATCACCTACCGACTAGCCGATAGTTTACCCAATGAAGTACTTAAGCAGCCGGGAGCCCCGCTAAAAAGACTGGGAGCCCCGCATTCCAATGCGGATGAATCTACTCAAAAGAGAAAACTTACTGAATCCCTCCTCGATCAATCATATGGCTCATGCATCCTACAAGACCCAAAAGTAGCTCAACAGCAAATTGAAGCCTGGACATACTTTGACCGTGAACGCTATGAGCTCATTGCCTACGTCGTCATGCCGAATCATGTTCACTTAATGATCAAAACGTATAATGAATGGCCCATCTCCAAACTAGTGCCCTCATGGAAAAAGCATGTAACTTATTATGTCCAAAAAGATAAAGAATTATGGGGAGAATATTCTAAGTCATACTTAATATTTAAAGCAAATTCCACATTGGAACACAAGGATCCCAGTACAAAAGTTTACCTTTGGCAACAAGAATACTGGGATCGTTTTATAAGAGACGAAAACCATTTCCAAAATAGTATTCGTTATATTATGAAAAATCCTATAAAAGCGGGTTTAGCTGATTCCATAGAAGCTTGGCCTTGGAGCGCTGTTTTATAA
- a CDS encoding PadR family transcriptional regulator: MFEGDLLRSIAVPVVLKLLNEREMYGYEIIKEVHERTNGEFQWKEGTLYPCLHRMEGEGLIKSEWQKPEGERRRKYYHISGLGKQQLTSRVNEWQKFSESVNTLFSPLNEPSN, translated from the coding sequence ATGTTCGAAGGTGATTTATTAAGAAGTATCGCAGTACCCGTAGTTTTGAAGTTGCTCAACGAAAGAGAGATGTACGGTTACGAAATTATAAAAGAAGTTCACGAGCGTACCAATGGTGAATTTCAGTGGAAAGAGGGCACGCTATATCCCTGTCTCCACCGCATGGAAGGTGAGGGTTTAATTAAAAGCGAATGGCAAAAACCGGAGGGTGAGCGACGTCGTAAGTATTATCATATTTCTGGCTTGGGAAAGCAACAACTGACTTCGCGAGTGAATGAATGGCAAAAGTTCTCGGAGTCAGTCAATACACTTTTTTCTCCTTTAAATGAACCTTCAAACTGA